Proteins co-encoded in one Megalops cyprinoides isolate fMegCyp1 chromosome 1, fMegCyp1.pri, whole genome shotgun sequence genomic window:
- the ccdc189 gene encoding coiled-coil domain-containing protein 189 isoform X2, with the protein MESLKAKVLLWADVGYTDMEEIGNAMPTAELGRALCRVQGIHMTQSRIRVLMDLYFHTLLFCWQRGFNREQTSVLLSIVKAIHENNMETFLINIDDIFTYCNEVLLCHSARRPPFGVDLFSSEQVTQISQYFVKTYFRHYTLYKYVFTDQVRLELSLSYFGTPCDLHTEDCVSSGTE; encoded by the exons ATG GAATCTCTTAAGGCCAAGGTGTTACTGTG GGCGGACGTCGGTTACACGGATATGGAAGAAATTGGCAATGCTATGCCTACAGCTGAACTAGGGAG AGCACTATGTAGGGTGCAGGGTATTCACATGACCCAGTCGAGGATAAGAGTGCTCATGGACCTGTATTTCCACACGCTGTTGTTCTGCTGGCAGAGGGGATTCAACAGAGAACAGACATCTGTGCTTCTGTCCATCGTCAAGGCCATTCATGAAAACAATATGG AGACTTTCCTCATCAACATTGATGACATCTTCACTTACTGCAACGAGGTTCTGCTTTGTCACTCTGCcagg AGACCTCCATTTGGTGTTGACCTGTTCAGCTCAGAGCAGGTGACTCAGATTTCACAGTACTTTGTAAAAACCTACTTCCGACACTATACACTATACAAGTATGTCTTCACTGACCAG GTGCGATTAGAATTATCTTTGTCCTATTTTGGAACACCTTGTGACTTACACACTGAGGATTGTGTGTCTTCAGGCACGGAATAG
- the phkg2 gene encoding phosphorylase b kinase gamma catalytic chain, liver/testis isoform, protein MSIRYLESIAVLLGIQAWNRPRRQRQTVKAFTMTRDLVLGEELPGWVGAKEFYQKYDPKEVIGRGVSSVVRRCIRKETGQELAVKIIEITAEKMTAQQLEEVKSSTLKEIHVLNVVSGHPSIITLIDSYESATFIFLVFDLMRRGELFDYLTEKVTLSEKETRSIMRALLEAVQYLHSLNIVHRDLKPENILLDDQGNIKLSDFGFSVQLQPGEKLRELCGTPGYLAPEILKCSMDETHPGYGQEVDLWACGVILFTLLAGSPPFWHRKQLLMLRMIMEGRYQFSGPEWDDRSDTVKDLISRLLVVEPSVRLTAEQALGHPFFRQYQRQDIHHFSPHKSFRVLILTVLACIRVFSRYRRARPLTRQLLTRDPYSLRGVRKLIDGCAFRIYGHWVKKGEQQNRAALFQNSPKIILVGLEEVVT, encoded by the exons ATGAGCATTCGCTATCTAGAGAGTATTGCCGTTCTACTTGGAATACAGGCTTGGAATAGGCCCCGTCGTCAGAGACAGACTGTAAAG gcATTCACAATGACTCGAGATCTGGTACTTGGAGAGGAACTTCCAGGTTGGGTGGGAGCAAAAGAGTTCTATCAGAAATATGATCCTAAAGAGGTTATTGGTAG AGGTGTGAGCAGTGTGGTGCGCAGATGTATACGCAAAGAGACAGGGCAGGAGCTAGCAGTGAAGATAATTGAGATCACAGCAGAGAAGATGACAGCACAACAACTGGAGGAAGTGAAGAGCTCCACTCTGAAGGAAATCCATGTCCTTAATGTTGTGAGTGGACATCCCTCAATCA TTACCCTCATTGATTCCTATGAGTCAGCAACCTTCATATTCTTGGTGTTTGACCT CATGAGAAGAGGAGAGCTGTTTGACTACTTAACAGAAAAAGTCACTCTTAGTGAGAAGGAAACTAG GAGTATAATGCGAGCTCTTCTAGAAGCTGTTCAGTACCTCCACTCCCTGAACATAGTCCACCGGGATCTGAAGCCTGAAAACATCCTCTTGGATGACCAGGGGAACATTAAGCTGTCTGACTTCGGCTTCTCAGTCCAACTCCAGCCTGGTGAGAAACTGAGAG AATTGTGTGGGACTCCAGGTTATCTAGCGCCAGAAATATTGAAGTGTTCCATGGATGAGACACACCCAGGATATGGACAGGAGGTTGACCT ttgggCATGTGGGGTGATCCTGTTCACCTTGCTGGCTGGGTCCCCACCCTTTTGGCATCGCAAGCAACTACTGATGCTGAGGATGATAATGGAGGGGCGTTACCAATTCAGTGGCCCGGAGTGGGACGATAGGTCTGATACTGTCAAGGACCTG ATCTCCAGGCTGCTTGTGGTGGAGCCATCCGTCCGACTCACAGCTGAGCAGGCTCTGGGTCATCCTTTCTTTCGCCAGTACCAAAGACAGGACATACACCACTTTAGCCCCCACAAGTCATTTAGG GTTCTTATCTTGACAGTCCTGGCTTGTATTAGAGTTTTCAGCCGGTACCGCCGGGCTAGGCCACTAACACGACAACTGTTGACCAGGGACCCCTATTCCCTGCGTGGAGTACGCAAACTCATCGACGGTTGCGCCTTCCGGATTTATGGCCACTGGGTCAAAAAGGGAGAGCAGCAGAACCGGGCTGCCTTGTTTCAGAACTCTCCCAAAATCATTCTGGTTGGCCTTGAAGAGGTTGTCACTTAA
- the ccdc189 gene encoding coiled-coil domain-containing protein 189 isoform X1: MVRRQATESLKAKVLLWADVGYTDMEEIGNAMPTAELGRALCRVQGIHMTQSRIRVLMDLYFHTLLFCWQRGFNREQTSVLLSIVKAIHENNMETFLINIDDIFTYCNEVLLCHSARRPPFGVDLFSSEQVTQISQYFVKTYFRHYTLYKYVFTDQVRLELSLSYFGTPCDLHTEDCVSSGTE, encoded by the exons ATGGTAAGACGGCAAGCCACG GAATCTCTTAAGGCCAAGGTGTTACTGTG GGCGGACGTCGGTTACACGGATATGGAAGAAATTGGCAATGCTATGCCTACAGCTGAACTAGGGAG AGCACTATGTAGGGTGCAGGGTATTCACATGACCCAGTCGAGGATAAGAGTGCTCATGGACCTGTATTTCCACACGCTGTTGTTCTGCTGGCAGAGGGGATTCAACAGAGAACAGACATCTGTGCTTCTGTCCATCGTCAAGGCCATTCATGAAAACAATATGG AGACTTTCCTCATCAACATTGATGACATCTTCACTTACTGCAACGAGGTTCTGCTTTGTCACTCTGCcagg AGACCTCCATTTGGTGTTGACCTGTTCAGCTCAGAGCAGGTGACTCAGATTTCACAGTACTTTGTAAAAACCTACTTCCGACACTATACACTATACAAGTATGTCTTCACTGACCAG GTGCGATTAGAATTATCTTTGTCCTATTTTGGAACACCTTGTGACTTACACACTGAGGATTGTGTGTCTTCAGGCACGGAATAG